ACAGATGTTCTAATCACATCAACCCTCCACCATTACTGTAACTGAATCAGAGAGGATGAGGGACACACACTTGCtatagtgttgtgttgtgttgtgtcagacagatttttccaacaggaaactgaagttttgtaaagcgctcactctcccacaccaaagcccacagagaaaatcagtggttttaacaccacagagacacaggagctgttggatccactgctgcctccatcactaagttcaaatgtcttattttgtaaattctgcgttttgaaatgatttagattgacagtgacataaagtgaccacacgaggcagcagtagaccagcagctcctgtgtcgcccGCGAgataaaaatcactgattttctctatggggtttggtgtgggatgGAAAAGTCTAAAAAGAtgtttatgttaaataaaacatgtacgTATATACTCACGGTGTCTCGTCCTCATCAGGTGGTCACTTTAGCCGTCTACACCTTTTTCCTCGCTTGTCTGATCGGCCGACAGTTCCTCGACCCCAGCCAGGGTCACCATGGTCACGAGCTGGACCTCTTCGTGCCCGTCTTCACCCTGCTGCAGTTCTTCTTCTACGCCGGGTGGTTGAAGGTGAGACTAACGAGGCGGCCGCGGGCCTACAGACACTTTCCTTAAACTGTAGAATAACTGACGCGCGTCGCTtgagttccgatgtaaatggaacgcagtgCGAGTCCTTTATGGGACGTCTGTCCTATTTCTGTGCCGAGTCATAAACACGATGACCTCTCGTCTATGTCCTGACCTTGTTCCGTTCTATTCATATCGCTCTGTATAAAGTTATGAATAACTCAACGCACTTTGAGCTGTAACTTCTATTGTTCTATTGTTGCCTTTGTGCGATTGACAGGTCGCAGAGCAGCTGATCAACCCGTTTGGAGAGGACGACGACGACTTTGAGGCAAACTGGATCATTGACAGGAACCTTCAGGTGAGCGGCCACAACTTCATTTGACCTCAAATGACCTGGAGACCAATGAGCGTCGACTCTGGTCATTCGGGGTAGAAGGTGAGTGACATGAGCTTAAAATGAAAACGAACGAAAAGACTTCTGCTTATTCTTCTTTGGAGAAGTTTTGAATTGATCTAAAATCACTATTTTTaatcatatgtgtatatatatatatatatttttcacaGATCAGTTTTGTTGACAAATTGAGGGCCACACAAAATCCATTTGAGGGCCGCATGTGGTCCACGAGCCCCATGTTTGAGAGCTCTGACTTTATCTAAAAAACTGAATCTATAAATATACACAGCCAGTATGTTCAGTAATATATTCAGTCTAAAAATCCATGTGTGCTTACAAAGGGCCCCACCTTTTAGTAGGCTCCGCCCTCTATTGGGGTTTCCCCTAGCAACAGTGCTTAGATTGGGTTTATACAAAATATCTGAAGGTGTGACATCACCTTTATAGTAAAATATTAATGTGGGGCCAGAGAAAATTAAACAGAGGTCTACATATGGCCCACTATCCATATGTTTAGACACCCAATAGCAATGAACACAACTCATAAACAGAACAATGTACTATTGTAAACACAGGATTTAAATCTCTTCAGAGTGAAAGTGGGTGGCCCTGAAAAGAGCCGTTGGGTTTGAAACTGGTAAGACCAGTTCACTTGGAGCTGGTGTACTTGGTCACGGCCTTGGTTCCCTCAGACACCGCGTGCTTGGCCAGCTCGCCGGGCAGCAGCAGGCGGACCGCGGTCTGGATCTCCCGGGATGTGATGGTGGAGCGCTTGTTGTAGTGAGCCAGGCGGGAAGCCTCGGACGCGATGCGCTCGAAGATGTCGTTGACGAACGAGTTCATGATGCTCATGGCCTTGGACGAGATCCCGGTGTCAGGGTGCACCTGCTTCAGCACCTTGTACACGTAGATAGCGTAGCTCTCCCTCCtagtcttcctcttcttcttgccGGTCTTGGGACCCGCTTTGGTCACGGCTTTCTTGGAGCCCTTCTTGGGCGCGGACTTCAGACCTGCTGGTTCaggcatgatgatgatgatgatgatgattaatttTCCTCGTTCCTGACGTGTTTACTGACGCCACACGTCGACTGTACTTAAACACAGCACATGTAAATGAGGCTGTGCCGTCTctgcgctgtgattggctgagacgCTGCACGAGCGTGGGCTCGCTGAACGGCCACGAGCCAgctgaaaaaaaggagggaaattTGAAATGACTTAAGCTGCAGGAGGTGAATAAAGATggataataaatgataaattaagataaaaacaaacaaaatataagaaaaataactCATTAATACGATATAACAATCTAAAAGTGACGTTTTTGGAGCTTGTATATAGTATAAGTAAGTAAGTATAAGTATTTCTTTAGGTCATATAAAGAATatataaagaaatcattaaaactgattttttttttgttttttttggacaaaaattAGACTTTTGAgaatatttccaggtttgacaaacactgacaatttctcgattaatcgacaataatcgttagttgcagccctaatgtgtAACTTTACTATTCTAATTTAACTTAACCTTATTTTTgaccttttgttgttgtggaaaAACATGACAATCAAACATGAGAATCAAACTAATACTTATGGTCCTGGAAAATAACTGTATTATTAAAGGTTATACATATACTCACAGTACTAGATTATAACCTAAACTGTAAGTATGTATTATGACAAAAACTTAGTATGTGCTATAGAAGAGGTTTTAAATCGTCTCAGAGaaagtgtgtggctcttaaaagagccgttgttGTGTTGAAGGGTCCGCGTTCACTTCTTGGACGCGGCCTTCTCGGTCTTCTTGGGCAGGAGAACAGCCTGGATGTTGGGCAGGACTCCGCCCTGAGCGATGGTGACTCCGCCCAGCAGCTTGTTGAGCTCCTCGTCGTTGCGGACAGCCAGCTGCAGGTGGCGCGGGATGATGCGGGTCTTCTTATTGTCGCGGGCGGCGTTTCCGGCCAGCTCCAGGATCTCAGCGGTCAGGTACTCGAGCACGGCCGCCAGGTAGACGGGGGCGCCGGCGCCCACACGCTGGGCGTAGTTGCCCTTCCTCAGCAGCCTGTGGACACGGCCCACGGGGAACTGGAGCCCGGCCCTGGAGGAGCGGGTCTTTGCCTTGGCTCTGGCTTTGCCGGCACCGGTTTTACCTCTTCCAGACATAATGTCGTTGTTGTTTGATTTCAAGGGTCAGACAAACTGTGACTCTCACTCAGCAAAGACTCCGTTTTATCTCGCTGGAAAACGCGGCTCCTCCCGGAACTTTTGGCGGACATTTTCAAAACTCTTTTGTCCAATGAGCAGCGGAGCTTCACAAAGAGGCTCGCGCCTCTGGGCGGCGCTGAGCTCCAGGAAGAGCCGCTGACCAACCAGGAGCCGGAGGATATGAAGCAGCGTCACCGCCCTCACGGCCGCTCCAACGCTATAAAACAAGCGCGCTTCCTTTTCTGCCCACTACATTTGTCTTTCTTGTCTAGTGACGCGTCTCAGTCTAAAATGGCCAGAACCAAACAAACCGCCCGTAAATCCACCGGAGGCAAAGCCCCGAGGAAGCAGCTCGCCACCAAGGCTGCCCGCAAGAGCGCCCCGGCCACCGGCGGCGTCAAGAAGCCTCACCGCTACAGGCCCGGCACCGTGGCCCTGCGCGAGATCCGCCGCTACCAGAAGTCCACGGAGCTGCTCATCCGCAAGCTGCCCTTCCAGCGCCTGGTGCGCGAGATCGCGCAGGACTTCAAGACCGACCTGCGCTTCCAGAGCTCCGCCGTCATGGCCCTGCAGGAGTCCAGCGAGGCCTACCTGGTCGGTCTCTTCGAGGACACCAACCTCTGCGCCATCCACGCCAAGAGAGTCACCATCATGCCCAAAGACATCCAGCTGGCCCGGCGTATCCGCGGGGAGCGAGCTTAGatctcacaacaacaacaacacaacaacaacggctcttttaagagccacacactttCACATCTGAACAACACAAACCTCTCATACTTATATAAAATGTAGTCATGTTAAAATCTACGGTTCAAAAACCCAATCATGTAAtctaaacattttaacaaagttATGTTTTGAAACCATGTGCTTATGAATTACATGTGTATAAGAGACAACATAACAAGAATTTAGTAAGATGTGATTTACCAGGGCCGGCCCAAACCTTTATGGGGGCCCAGAGCCCCCTATAGTCCCACCACCACATTTTCAAAGTGAATCACTAAGTGTGTCAAACTGAACgtgaataaagaaagaaaacaagaaaatacaacGCCAGACTTTCTATTTTCTGTAAACAAGTGACTTTAGTTTCGTAACTGCCAGGAAagttgtgcaaatgtgcactataTGTGCAAAGAAGCACGGCCTTCCCGTTGGGTTTCGAGCATAGGTCTTCGGTATCTTTTTTGACCGTACCAACCTTATGAACTTGCGTAACAAGTTTCTTTCAGATACGTTAAATTTGACACCAGATGACCTGATAGAAGTTTTTGgggtcagtttttagcccctcccacttccattATTGAGTTTGGGGTCATGACAAAGGCCTCAAAAAACATGActcattttgaggaaaaagaataataataataataatactcagACTTCAATAACTAATAAACACGACTTAGATCTGTAAAGTTAGCGCTAAAAAGCCACTTTGTTCACTTAAAGTCTCTTAAATGACATGTAgcaaaacatgaacataatgtgtaaaagacagaaaagacttAAATCTTGTAAATAAGTTAAAAGGGAGGATTAAAATAGTAAAAGAAATATTGGAAAAATGTTggcaacaaaaagaacaaaaagaattgttgtattgtgtttaaatatgttgttaaaTTGTCCATTTCATTAAAATCTCATTAGGATTTTtacaaacacttgtttgtatTTCTTATCTTAACAAGGACAGAGCAGCTAGCATACAGTTGTGATTAGCCAAAGGTTTATTTCCATCAATACTCTTTTTATCTTATGTTGTAAATAAAGAAACCAACAAAACACAGAAGATTGATTTAAAACACTGTGAACTAAAGAGTTCACAGTTTTATGAGCCTCACTTACAGGAATATGACAAACCCtatcattattatataaaatatataatgagCTGATTTTGCTCCCAGAGTTTGGATTAgacaagcccctcccacttccaatatTGACTTTGGGGTCCTGGCAAAGGCCTCAAAAACATGActcattttgaggaaaaagaacaagaataataataataataataataattccttcaGTTTCCATAGACTTCAATAACTAATACACACAACTTAGATCTGTAAAGTTAGCGCGAAAAAGCCACTTTGTTCACTTAAAGTCTCTTAAATGACATGTAgcaaaacatgaacataatgtgtaaaagacagaaaagacttaaatattgtgaataaGTTAAAATAACACACCACGTGATAACAACTAAGCAAGGGGTATAAAATAAGTCAAGTAAATGAGAATGAgtgtaattatattttttataactATAATTACAATTGTTAACTATCTAAAATGAcacttgtgttatttattaatgcCAATAACACAAGTGATAATAATATGTATTAAGATTATGAAAAATACAGGTCTATTTAAACTAGTTTAAATGACAAATGGAGGGATTTATCTGATCTTatctttattatttgtttttgttgtgagacGTTTGCATTAAATTAACCCTagttaattatataaataatgttaacaATAATTAATCCTagttaattatataaataatgtagtTAGCTAGTTGCCAACATCAAATACATTATTCATATTATGCCAAACATTACTAGTACGAGAAATAACAGCAACAATTACCCAGAcgttatataatataatactatataatatatacacacacactacctctctctctctatatatacatatatatatacactaggTACTTCTTCTATTCTTGTATTTGAAACTAAGATAGTTCAGAGTGTTTGAGCTCTCATAGAAACACttgtgtggctcttaaaagagcctttGTATTTGCAGGAGTTCCGACACTTTACGACAGTTTACTTCTTCTTGGCCGCGGTCTTCTTTGCTGCTTTGGGCTTCGCCGCCTTCTTGGCGGGAGACTTCTTGGCAGCAGCGGCTTTCTTGACCACCTTCTTGGGGCTCTTAGCAGCGACCTTCTTGGGGCTCTTGGCTGCCTTCttggccgccgccgccgcgggTTTCTTCGCCTTCTTCGGGGACTTCTTGGCGGCCGCTGGCTTCTTAGCTGCGGGCTTTGCCTTCTTGGCTGCTACGACCTTCTTCGCGGCGGGCTTCTTGGCTTTAACAGCGGGCTTCTTCGCCGGCTTCGCGGCCTTAGGCTCAGCCTTCTGCTTGTTCAGCTTGAAGGAACCGGAGGCTCCGGATCCCTTGGGCTGAGACAGAGTCCCTTTGGCGACCAGAGCCTTCACGGCGGTCTTGATGCGGTTGTTGTTCTTCTCCACATCGTATCCTTCGGCGCCCAGAGCCTTCTTCAGGGCTGCCAGAGACACGCCGCTGCGTTCCTTGGACGCGGTCACGGTTGCGATGATCAGCTCGCGGACGTTGGGTCCGGCCTTCGCGGGCTTGCTTGCCTTCTTCTTGGGGGCTTTGGCTGGAGCCTTGGCCGGAGCCGCGGCGGGGGCTGGTGCTTCTTCTGCCATGTTTAATGTTCGCTGATGAAAAGTCAGAGTGAACTGACTTGACGTGAGTAGGGGGCTGTCCTTAAACACACCATGAGAACCGTAGAGACTCAACCCCGACACTGCTCCCCGTCCGTGCTCTCTGAACACCgggacacttgtgttttctcttcaccGATAAAACGCGATAACATGACGGTAGAACATGCGCTGAAAGCCGGCGGTGGATGGAGCCGACAGCTGCGGCGTGTGTGCTGATGGAGGAGCCGCGCAGAGCTCCGGGAGTCTCGGCTTTCTGTCTGCGGAGACTCCAAACCTCGTCTGATCGCCGCCGTCAGCGACGCGGACCGGCgtcttttccctcttctttgTCTCCTAAAACGGGTCCAAATGTCCCGGGGCTCGGTCAGAACCCGTCCACCGGCTGCTCCACACGTTCCTTTCGGGTCTCGGAGCAAAAACAAGCAGCTGCCGGTGATTATTGTGTGAAAACGTGACGCCGATGTGTGGACAGCAAACACAGAGGTGATGGAGGCTcgtggagctgctgcttcttctctgATCACTCATCGATGTCATCAATACTCTTATTATCTCATGTTGGAAATAAAGAAACCAACAAAATACAGAAGATTAAACATTttatcatgtatatatatgtatatatatatatatatatatatacatatacatatatacacaagtaATAGATATATTGAACACtcatataaatgtaatattcagCCATGTACATGAAGTGATTTAAATCAAgtgggaataaaacacatttccttcaaGAATCACTTTCACAAACACTCTggattttatatttatgtcatttttagtTGACacgtttttttagttttgtttttttaagtaaaagaaATATTGGAAAAATGTTGTCAACAAAAAGaatatttgggaaaaaaaaacaatgaaaagaaaataatgcagTACATATACTGAGTTGTGTAgttatgtactttttttttttttagtgtttgaaTCTGTTAAATTGCCCATTTCATTAGGAGTTTTACAAACaggataaaacaaacacttgtttgtatCATCAATACTCTTATTATCTCatgttataaataaagaaaccaacaaaacacagaagatggatttaaaacacagtaaactgAAGAGTTTACAGTTTTATGAGCCTCAGTTACAGGAATATGACAAACCCTATCATTATTTTAACTATAGATAAGATATATAATGAGCTGATTTTACTCACAGAGTTTGGATTAGACTATCCTAATCCCATAATGAgctaaatatatattttaagagTCAAagtgtttaataaaataatgttttctttactgCAAAGGGAGGGAAATGTAAGAAAAGCTACAGAAACTGGAGATGAGTGAATCGGTTACCAGATTACCAGATTACCAGATTAAAACGGTTTCTATCAACTATTCCTCTGTTCACAAAACACTTGGTTGGGTTTGTTCCTCTCAAAATGTGTATAATTTATCCCAATCGATATCCCAGTGCCAAAAATTCtaatttttaatctcagaagtcaGGTTATTTTTCCCAGTTTCCAAATAATAGTTTACATGTGGCTCTATAATCCTCCTCTGtacaatatatacaaatattatcACATACtatataaaaatgatgatgaatgaagtttcattaaaaatgcGGGTTAGAAaggttaaaacacaaataaaatctcTAGAATGtctgaaagtgttttaaaatgtcagaaatgtgttaaaacagtGAGGtgattaaaaggaaaatgtgcaaataaaagcagaatatGAACTGGTCAAAATGACGTGATAAAAGTAGAATTTGATTAAACAAATACTAttgcatatttaaatattaaaacattaaaaaatgcattGCACTTATACTGGGGCAACTGTAACACTTGGATTatcttaaatttgttttaaagaaagttTTGGTTCTTGTGAACAGTTtaattttatcacaatatttaagaattaaaataGGTTTAAAGAGCTCGTTATTAACGAAAAACGTGGCCACCGTCATTGAAGCAGACTTATCAATCACAGGGGAGAAGaattacaaataataaacacCTAATTATACGTTTTCACTTGTTTCAGAAGAGAATAATGAACTCATTCTCACTAAAGCTCTTCATTAAGTCAGCAGAAATAGTTGCTAAGTTTTTCCTTCTCACAAAGGAACTTAAATATTTAACTCATTTTCATCAAAGATCAGCTCTTTGTATGTGTGCGGCTGTGGTCATTTGTAGTGTTGCGTTCAGGTTCTAGATTTAACCGCCGAACAGCACCACGTGTATATCAAATTTCTCATAAATCCatataaactgtatttatattaatgttgtgatatttgatTAGCGTACTCAACAAAACGAACAAGATGATCAGCTCTTTACAGACTCggtgtgtggctcttaaaagagccgttgggTTGTTCAGTGTCGTGTTGCGTTCAGGTTCCAGAGTTTAACCGCCGAAGCCGTACAGAGTGCGGCCCTGCCTCTTGAGAGCGTAGACCACGTCCATGGCGGTGACGGTCTTCCTCTTGGCGTGCTCGGTGTAGGTGACGGCGTCACGGATGACGTTCTCCAGGAACACCTTGAGCACACCGCGAGTCTCCTCGTAGATGAGGCCGGAGATACGCTTGACTCCGCCGCGGCGAGCCAGACGGCGGATGGCGGGCTTGGTGATTCCCTGGATGTTATCGCGGAGAACTTTGCGGTGACGCTTCGCGCCTCCTTTTCCGAGTCCTTTGCCTCCTTTGCCGCGTCCACTCATGTTGTCGGTGAGAGAATTCGTTTGTTAGAACTTCAGTCGGCGCCGGTATTTACTACCAGACTGCGGACGTGATAGAAAACACAAGTGACCTCATCCTGCCGGCACATCATGTGACCACGAGAGGGCGGACTCTGTGCAGTGACCAATCAGCGCTTAAGAGCCCAGATTCAAAACTTCTCGTGGTAATACACACACTGGTGAAAAATTCAATTACAACGAAACAGAAGTCTGGTTTGGATTAGATTACAAAAACAACTTCCGGTGTTATGCGTTAAATagaataatactttttttgcGAAAACTAGAAGAAATGTATccaaatttaaatgattatttttatcaacattttcaacTCTGGCAgacaaaacactgaataaaataaacttaatcTTCtgtataaaaaacataaaaaggctTTGGAGACCAGTGTATAATCCCTTGTTTTCGGCGCCtggtttttacatttgttttgttgataCGGTCGCAGGAGACTTTTCCCAATTTTAACTACAGTTTAACTGCTACTAACCAAGTGTTTACATAACATTACGCTTTCAAATGAAGTTACCAAACATctctgaaaatgtatttgtttacaggAATAGCTGTAAAGTTCGGGCTTTGTTAACTTTCTACAGCAGTCACAACGGACAAACCaatgttacatgttttaaaacGTTCTCACAAAAATGAAGAAGGGTTAGTTAATCAAACCACTGCTGCTAATAATgacaatcacttcctgttttccgCTCCTCTAGGTGTCGCTGTTGGCTGTGGACGAGATGCACATGGATCTGCCGCCTCTGACTAAAGACATGTACTGGAACGACTGCGACGCTCGTCCGCCGTACACGCTGGCCGCCGCCGACTACTGCATCCCATCATTCCTCGGCTCCACCACCGACATGGGGTTGATACACAAACAGTAACATTAGGTGGTTATCGACCTCTGATAAAAGTGATATTGTCTTGATTATTTCAACTCCTTTTTTTCCTACAGACTCTCCGAAATTCTGAATTTTGACGAGGCTGAAGTTAGCAATAACTGTCCACAACAACCGGAGTCGATTCTGGCTCGGCGTCAAGAGTCGGTAATacgatgtttgtttgttcaaagTATCAAAGTATCAAAGAGTATTGTTTCAATTTATCAATTCAAAATTTCAGAATTCATGAATTTTCTTCGGTCCTCTTATAGGGAattggtttttaaaatgttgactttCATTTCTTGGTCGTCTTCATGCCCTTGGGTTGCAGGTTCTTGGTCGAGTCCGTCGGCTGCTCAGCGTTCAGGAACCTCCCGACCTGCGACCTCCTCGACCCTTCTTCAAACGCCACAGCAGCGATGCAACAGGAGGCTTCTTCCCAGACTTCAGGTACAGGTGGCAGCGCCGTCTACCACTGGTAGTCTACATCCAGACTTCACAGTAAAGATGAAATCTCCTTTTCATCCAGACTCAGTCCAGGTGCAGACGCCCGGAGTCCGCCCTCCTGGTTGGTCACGCCGCCGGCCCCCGTCGACACCTTGTCCACCTTGAAGGAGGTCAGCAGCAACCCTCCGTCTCCTGAACACTCGCCCGGCGAGGTTTTCCCCCAACTCGCCGTTAGCCCGTTGTTTTTGAACAATGTCTGTCACAGTGGGGATTGTTCGGATGGCGTTGAAGTAACAAAAATTCAGAATGGACTGGATCATTTACTCACGCAAGAAGCACCCAGTGTGGAAACTCCAAGGTGATCCATTTGACATTTTCGGAGTTCAATTATTTCTGAGTTTcttttgttgatattattctCTGTTCAATGAAATCTGCTTTGATTTACTTGTGTTTCCAGAGCCAACTCTTCAGTTTGCTGCTCCCCAACCCAACTCGGACCAAAGGAATTCCGGTGGACGACGCGCAGCAACCTGAATCGTCCGCCACCTCATCCCCGCGGGCGCCAGTTCTCCGTCCAGTTTTCCAGGCAGACGTCAAGGGCGTCCGTGCGAAGCCTGCCGAGCCCCAAAGCCCTGGGGAGGCAGAGGCGGGGCCTGGCTCGGTTCAAATCCAGGATATCGCCCGCTCCACCGGCTGACACCCTGCAGCTCCCCGAACCCGAGTTTGAGCACAGCTTCCAGGGAGTGTCGGTGACCGAGGACGGTGAGACAGAAGCACccggcagcagcggcggcggcgaaGACGTCCGAAACAACAACGCGGACAAATGAGCGTCGGTTACGTCGCAAACAGAAGTGAAGGCTTTTAAGTGCCCTCATTTTGTAGGACATCCAACAATGAATGATTCCTCTTGAGGGTTGGCTGCGTTTCTACTGTACTTACTGGTCTCTGGTGACAGAAACGTCCCAGTTCCTCatagatgaaaaataaaatagttgttTCAAAGGGCAGATAATGAAGGACAGACGGATGACAGATAGTGACAGATGAAAGTTTCCgtggaaaaatgtgttgatgTATTTGTATTCAGCAGTCGTCTCTGATGCCACCTTGTGGCTCAGCGAGGAAGTGAAAGAACAAAACGTTTTCTTGGAAACTTTGACCTGTGCTTTTGTGACAACCCattacatttgtctgttttttgccGCCGTCGCTGTTGAATTACAGactctgactttttaaaaaaataaaactcatgaCAGACTAGAATGTGTTGTTCCTTGTTTAAAAATTAGACTCCCTAGAGTCTAGGTAGAAAACGTTTGAAGATACTTTCTGACACCAAGAGAATAAATATGGATTATGTTCATAATCTTGGAGACTTTATGTTAAACCGGGGGATTAAATACATTCCACTTCGTTCAGATATGTAAATTGGAATAAGCAAGAAGAAATAAAGGACATTTCCAACTATTTCTCTAATTCACACAGATGAATACATTTCACAAAATGCTAAATAAGGACCATAGACTGTGCTCGACAACCAAATAATGCAGGAAACAGACGCACACTTTATCAACTTACCAAACTGCCACCTGAACATGCAAGTGAGGCAATAAAACAtcctcacagaaacacagaataGCACTCACCAGTGATcgtagattaaaaaaaaacacaggtacACAGACTTCCTGTCCTGCTCTCACTTCCTTCTTCATTAAACGGAAAGTTGTGCACAAGAAAGTCAGAATACAAGCTGTTAAGTGaaaccatgttttcatttagacttgtatatatacacacatatatatatatatatatatatatatatatacatatttgatGTTAGGAATAATCAACTAACATAAACTCAGTGATTTATCAAATGTTAACGTGATGAGAACTGTGAGATTCACAGAACACAGGTCATGTATACATTGAAATGGAACAATGTctacatgcagtatatatatgtgtgtatatatactgcatgtagATATTGTTATATAtgacacatatatgtatgtatgtatatatacacgtgtgtgtgaaacacaagGTGATGTGTTTCTATCAAATATGGTTAATTGTAATGACATTTAACATGATTTCATAATGACTGTTATTGCACTAGCATCATAGGATGACATTTACTATAAACAACTATTTCAATTAAGATTATCAGCTCTTTTAGAGaaagtgtgtggctcttaaaagagccgttgttgttgttgtgagatCTAAGCTCGCTC
The nucleotide sequence above comes from Solea senegalensis isolate Sse05_10M linkage group LG3, IFAPA_SoseM_1, whole genome shotgun sequence. Encoded proteins:
- the LOC122767299 gene encoding histone H4; protein product: MSGRGKGGKGLGKGGAKRHRKVLRDNIQGITKPAIRRLARRGGVKRISGLIYEETRGVLKVFLENVIRDAVTYTEHAKRKTVTAMDVVYALKRQGRTLYGFGG
- the LOC122767298 gene encoding histone H2B 1/2-like, giving the protein MPEPAGLKSAPKKGSKKAVTKAGPKTGKKKRKTRRESYAIYVYKVLKQVHPDTGISSKAMSIMNSFVNDIFERIASEASRLAHYNKRSTITSREIQTAVRLLLPGELAKHAVSEGTKAVTKYTSSK
- the LOC122767304 gene encoding bestrophin-3-like; this encodes MTVPYSSKVANATFFSFHRLLLRWKGSIYKLLYREFALFVLLYSSLSLVYRFFLSNQHKRLFEKLSMYCDKYAEQIPVTFVLGFYVTLVVNRWWNQFVNLPWPDRLMFHISSCVQGKDEYGRLLRRTLIRYVNLTSLLIFRSVSTAVCKRFPTMDHVVEAGFMTPEERKLFDNIRSPHLKYWIPVVWFSNLASKARQEGRIQDSIDLQSILNEMNLFRTWCATLFGYDWVGIPLVYTQVVTLAVYTFFLACLIGRQFLDPSQGHHGHELDLFVPVFTLLQFFFYAGWLKVAEQLINPFGEDDDDFEANWIIDRNLQVSLLAVDEMHMDLPPLTKDMYWNDCDARPPYTLAAADYCIPSFLGSTTDMGLSEILNFDEAEVSNNCPQQPESILARRQESVLGRVRRLLSVQEPPDLRPPRPFFKRHSSDATGGFFPDFRLSPGADARSPPSWLVTPPAPVDTLSTLKEVSSNPPSPEHSPGEVFPQLAVSPLFLNNVCHSGDCSDGVEVTKIQNGLDHLLTQEAPSVETPRANSSVCCSPTQLGPKEFRWTTRSNLNRPPPHPRGRQFSVQFSRQTSRASVRSLPSPKALGRQRRGLARFKSRISPAPPADTLQLPEPEFEHSFQGVSVTEDGETEAPGSSGGGEDVRNNNADK
- the LOC122767295 gene encoding histone H3, giving the protein MARTKQTARKSTGGKAPRKQLATKAARKSAPATGGVKKPHRYRPGTVALREIRRYQKSTELLIRKLPFQRLVREIAQDFKTDLRFQSSAVMALQESSEAYLVGLFEDTNLCAIHAKRVTIMPKDIQLARRIRGERA
- the LOC122767302 gene encoding histone H2A-like, yielding MSGRGKTGAGKARAKAKTRSSRAGLQFPVGRVHRLLRKGNYAQRVGAGAPVYLAAVLEYLTAEILELAGNAARDNKKTRIIPRHLQLAVRNDEELNKLLGGVTIAQGGVLPNIQAVLLPKKTEKAASKK
- the LOC122767294 gene encoding histone H1-like; the protein is MAEEAPAPAAAPAKAPAKAPKKKASKPAKAGPNVRELIIATVTASKERSGVSLAALKKALGAEGYDVEKNNNRIKTAVKALVAKGTLSQPKGSGASGSFKLNKQKAEPKAAKPAKKPAVKAKKPAAKKVVAAKKAKPAAKKPAAAKKSPKKAKKPAAAAAKKAAKSPKKVAAKSPKKVVKKAAAAKKSPAKKAAKPKAAKKTAAKKK